The genomic region TTTTTTTAACCTCAAGTTAACAAACCCTGATTTATTTCCCAGTTGATCCTGGTAGTATCCATATTTTCCTTAGCTCCCATGAAAATATTGCTTCACCTCCACTCCGCTCTATAGGATCTACCCAAAGCTACCTAAACCTTTACAGATATGGACTACCTACTTCCTGTTTCATCGTAGTCTCAAGATGATTCTTGAGAGGTTTGTCTACTCCACAAGCTATCTCTAATGTCTGGGTAGAATTTTTTCAGCTTTTAGCCCATTAGCTATTGCCTGATAATGATAATTATTATAATATTTTTCTGGTGATGTTTTTTAGTATGGTTCGAGGAGAGAACATGAAAAAGTTTGGCAAAACTACCAAAATCACTAAGATTGCCAGAAAGATTCTGGGTTGGTCATCTTCTGTCTTATTTATTTCTTTAATATATGGTTGTGAGCGATCGCAGGTTAATTTACCAACAGAAAAATCAACATCAACCGAATCTAGTCCAGCTACTCAAACTAAAATAGTGGCAACATTTTTACCGGTCTACCTATTCACCAAAGCTGTAGTAGGGGATGTGGCCAAGGTAGACGTGTTAGTAAAGCCTGGTACTGATATTCATGAATATCAATCTACTCCAGATAATGTCAAGGCGATCGCCAGTGCGAACATTTTGGTAAAAAATGGTCTAGGGTTGGAAGAGTTTTTAGAGGGTACAGTGAAAAACGCTAAAAACCCTCAATTAGTAGAAATTGATGCTAGTAAAGGGATTAAGATTATAGACGAGGGTTCACCAGTAGAGGAAATAAAAGGGGAGGAACACGACCATAAACATGATCACGCCCAGGGAAATCCCCATGTGTGGTTGGATCCGGTATTAGCTAAACAACAAGTGATTAATATTAGAGATGGTTTAATTGCTGCTGATGCGCGAAATAAACAGATCTATAAAACTAATGCAGCGACTTATATTCAGGAATTAGACAATCTCAACAATGAATTTGAGCAAACTCTTAGTAAAACTCCCAACTGCACCTTCATCACTTTTCATGATGCTTTCCCTTATATAGCTAAACGTTATAATCTGAAACAGGTTGCAGTGGT from Cylindrospermopsis curvispora GIHE-G1 harbors:
- a CDS encoding metal ABC transporter solute-binding protein, Zn/Mn family; the protein is MKKFGKTTKITKIARKILGWSSSVLFISLIYGCERSQVNLPTEKSTSTESSPATQTKIVATFLPVYLFTKAVVGDVAKVDVLVKPGTDIHEYQSTPDNVKAIASANILVKNGLGLEEFLEGTVKNAKNPQLVEIDASKGIKIIDEGSPVEEIKGEEHDHKHDHAQGNPHVWLDPVLAKQQVINIRDGLIAADARNKQIYKTNAATYIQELDNLNNEFEQTLSKTPNCTFITFHDAFPYIAKRYNLKQVAVVELPEDKLAPGDIQAVINTVRKYKVKVLFSEPGIDNKLLTSLAQDLNLTLYSLNSLETGERNPQYYFQAMRDNLKSLATGCQK